In Vibrio mangrovi, the DNA window AACTCACACAGATTAACTGGTGTTTCTGCTATATGTGTCATTCTGCCACCTCTTTGATTACATCAATTACGGAACCATCCCGATAACGAACAAAGGCAATTGTTCTATCCGTGAACCGAATAGGTTCTGGTTTGCCGGTAATGAGTTCAGCCCGTTCCTGCAATGCATCGATAGAGAACACCGGAATTGAAATTGTCTTCAGCTTTTCGAGCAGATCTTCGCGTCTTGGATTAACGGCAATCCCATGATCCGTCACCAGCACATCAACTGAAGCTCCCGGAGTCACAACATTTGTTACTCGCTCAACAACGGTCGGGATCCGCCCTCTGACCAACGGTGCAACCACAATCGTCAGATTAGCGGCTGCAGCTGTATCACAATGACCACCGGAGGCACCACGAATGACACCATCTGAGCCGGTAATCACATTGACATTAAAATGCGTATCAATTTCCAGAGCACTGAGAATCACGACGTCCAGGCGATCAACCACTGCTCCTTTTGACGAAGGATTCGCATATTCATTGGCTGAAATTTCATGATGATTCGGGTTGCGGGACAAAGAGTCAGCTGCAACAGCATCAAAACACTGAACATCCAGCAATGTCTCAATCAATCCCTGCTCATGTAAATCAACCATCGTTGCCGTAATGCCACCTAAGCCAAATGATGCGACTATATTATTCTTTACCATTTTATCTTTCAGAAAGCGGGTAACGGCCAGAGAAGCCCCACCAGAACCGGTCTGCAGAGAGAAGCCAGACTTAAAATATCCGGAATGTTCGATCACTTCGGCGGCATGTTTGGCAATCAGTAGCTCACGCGGATTCTTCGTCATCCTTGTTGCATCGCCACCAATTTTATCCGGGTCGCCCACTTCAGGCACCTGAACAACAGCATCAACACAATCCTGACTGATCGAAGCCGGAGCATTCGGATAGTTGACCAACGATTCTGTCAGAATGACAACCCGATTCGCATACTGAGCATCAACCTGAGCATAACCAAGAGAACCACATCGTGATTTACCCTGAACACCATTGGCATTACCAAATTCATCACTGCAGGGAACACCGATAAATGCCATATCAATATGAAGTTCGCCACTCTGAACCAGATGTACACGACCACCATGAGAGTGAATATGGACGGGTTCTTTGAGTAATCCCCGAGAGATTTCTTCAGCAAGCTCACCCCGTAATCCAGATGTATAAATTTTGCGTACAACACCGTTGCGGATATGTTCGACTAATGGTGAATGGATTGAAGTAAGTGAACTGGAAGCCAACGTCAGATCTTTGAAACCCATTCTGGCAATCACATCCATAACTGCATTAATGGTTTTATCGCCGCCCCGGAATGCGTGGTGAAATGAAATCGTCATTCCATCGGCCAGACCCAGTTCCATAATGGCCTGTTCCAGTGATCCTTTGAGTTTTCTTCCTTTTTTAAATCTTTCCTCCGCCAGATGCGGCGTCATAGCATTCGGGCTTGTATATGGCGTTAACGAATGAACTTCCAGTTCATCAAGAGAAATTGGATTATTTAACGTACTGACACTCATAACACACAGCCTCTATTGTTTGATACCGGATTCAGCACGTTGCAATGTCCAGCGTGCACGTTCAATGATTGGACTATCGACCATTTTGCCGTTCAGAGAGACAACACCTAATCCCTGTTGCTCTGCTTCTTCAGCCGCTTCAATCACTGCATAAGCGTAATCGACTTCTTTCTGAGTCGGCGCATAAACGTTATGCAGCAGGTCTATCTGGCGTGGGTTAATCAATGACTTACCATCAAATCCAAGCTGTTTAATATGCTCAGCCTCCCGCAAAAAACCCTCTTCGTTATTGGCATCCGAGTAAACCGTATCAAATGCCATAATCCCTGCCGCACGTGCAGCCTGCAGAATACTGCATCTGGCGAAAAGTAATTCCGTTCCCTCCGGGGAACGGTTTGTCCTCAGGTCACGGACATAATCTTCAGCCCCGAGAGCAATACCGATCAATCGGGAAGAACTATGAGCAATTTCTACCGCATTGTTAATTCCCTGAGCACTTTCAATCGCAGCCAATAATTTCGTACTTCCGACTGCGCGGCCACAGGCTCTCTCAATTTCTTCAATCTGCCTTGCCATCAGAGTGACATCATGTGCCGTATCAGTCTTTGGTAAACGAACCACATCAGCACCGCCTCTGACAACGGCATTTAAATCATTCATACCGAATCTGGAGTCGATAGGATTCACCCGTACCACCGTTTCAATATCCTGGTACAAAGGATGTTGCAGCGCACGATAAACCAACATCCGGGCAGTATCCTTTTCCCGTAATGCTACAGAATCTTCGAGATCGA includes these proteins:
- the citF gene encoding citrate lyase subunit alpha, translated to MSVSTLNNPISLDELEVHSLTPYTSPNAMTPHLAEERFKKGRKLKGSLEQAIMELGLADGMTISFHHAFRGGDKTINAVMDVIARMGFKDLTLASSSLTSIHSPLVEHIRNGVVRKIYTSGLRGELAEEISRGLLKEPVHIHSHGGRVHLVQSGELHIDMAFIGVPCSDEFGNANGVQGKSRCGSLGYAQVDAQYANRVVILTESLVNYPNAPASISQDCVDAVVQVPEVGDPDKIGGDATRMTKNPRELLIAKHAAEVIEHSGYFKSGFSLQTGSGGASLAVTRFLKDKMVKNNIVASFGLGGITATMVDLHEQGLIETLLDVQCFDAVAADSLSRNPNHHEISANEYANPSSKGAVVDRLDVVILSALEIDTHFNVNVITGSDGVIRGASGGHCDTAAAANLTIVVAPLVRGRIPTVVERVTNVVTPGASVDVLVTDHGIAVNPRREDLLEKLKTISIPVFSIDALQERAELITGKPEPIRFTDRTIAFVRYRDGSVIDVIKEVAE
- the citE gene encoding citrate (pro-3S)-lyase subunit beta, with translation MSRLRRSMLFVPGANAAMLSNTFIYKPDAIMFDLEDSVALREKDTARMLVYRALQHPLYQDIETVVRVNPIDSRFGMNDLNAVVRGGADVVRLPKTDTAHDVTLMARQIEEIERACGRAVGSTKLLAAIESAQGINNAVEIAHSSSRLIGIALGAEDYVRDLRTNRSPEGTELLFARCSILQAARAAGIMAFDTVYSDANNEEGFLREAEHIKQLGFDGKSLINPRQIDLLHNVYAPTQKEVDYAYAVIEAAEEAEQQGLGVVSLNGKMVDSPIIERARWTLQRAESGIKQ